From a region of the Zonotrichia albicollis isolate bZonAlb1 chromosome 5, bZonAlb1.hap1, whole genome shotgun sequence genome:
- the FOXI3 gene encoding forkhead box protein I3 has protein sequence MSAGELQQAQPRASAPAAAPAPPQPRSAQEAPDMAVYCSENFSVYPQPSLHPPGAAAAAAAAAAAAAAAAASSGQRAGGYALGDYGAPANAGYLWGMNSPAPYLQGPPGAAAAAAAAPFLPPASYGCSRGGQLVGSPPAPGSPSAGGAELSWLSLASQEELLKLVRPPYSYSALIAMAIQSAPERKLTLSHIYQYVAENFPFYKRSKAGWQNSIRHNLSLNDCFRKVPRDEDDPGKGNYWTLDPNCEKMFDNGNFRRKRKRRSEPNAPAAASAASSLGALKAEEERPIPATGKPCGNSPPPELDPSPSARDHPKSSSPSSIISSTPSCLSTFFSGMSSLSGGGSRLTGGLGGDLHHRNFSAGQLSSGTFTPSSSSSQEVPSPEQLQRVAGPSPAYYSSFHPSSGSQGAQYNHYYNFTVNSLIYTRDGTEV, from the exons ATGAGCGCCGGTGAGTTGCAGCAGGCGCAGCCCAGAGCCTCGGCgccggcggccgcccccgcgCCCCCGCAGCCCCGCAGCGCGCAGGAAGCCCCCGACATGGCCGTGTACTGCAGCGAGAACTTCAGCGTGtacccccagcccagccttcacccgcccggcgccgccgccgccgccgccgcggccgccgccgccgctgccgccgccgccgcctcctcggGGCAGCGGGCGGGCGGCTACGCGCTGGGGGACTACGGGGCTCCCGCCAACGCCGGCTACCTGTGGGGCATGAACAGCCCCGCGCCCTACCTGCAGggcccgcccggcgccgccgccgccgccgccgccgcgcccttCCTGCCGCCCGCCTCGTACGGCTGCTCGCGGGGCGGGCAGCTCGTGGGCTCGCCCCCGGCGCCCGGCTCGCCGTCGGCGGGCGGCGCggagctgagctggctcagcctggccagccaggaggagctgctgaagctGGTGCGGCCGCCCTACTCGTACTCGGCGCTGATCGCCATGGCCATCCAGAGCGCGCCCGAGAGGAAGCTCACCCTCAGCCACATCTACCAGTACGTGGCCGAGAACTTCCCCTTCTACAAGCGCAGCAAGGCCGGCTGGCAGAACAGCATCCGCCACAACCTCAGCCTCAACGACTGCTTCCGCAAGGTGCCCCGCGACGAGGACGACCCCG GGAAGGGCAACTACTGGACTTTAGATCCCAACTGTGAGAAGATGTTTGACAACGGGAACTTCCGCCGCAAGCGCAAGCGGCGCTCGGAGCCCAACGCGCCCGCGGCCGCCTCTGCGGCCTCCTCTCTGGGGGCCCTGAAGGccgaggaggagagacccatcccagccacaggcaaaCCATGTGGAAACAGCCCACCCCCTGAGCTGGACCCCTCACCCTCTGCCAGGGACCATCCCAAGAGCTCCTCTCCCTCCAGTATCATTTCATCCACGCCCAGCTGTCTCAGCACCTTCTTCAGCGGCATGAGCTCCCTGAGCGGTGGGGGCAGCCGGCTCACGGGGGGTCTCGGCGGTGACCTGCACCACAGGAACTTCTCTGCTGGACAGCTGAGCAGTGGCACTTTCACCCCTTCCAGCAGCTCTTCTCAGGAGGTGCCTTCCccggagcagctgcagcgggtcGCGGGACCGTCCCCTGCCTACTACAGCTCCTTCCACCCCAGCAGCGGCAGCCAGGGCGCCCAGTACAACCACTACTACAACTTCACAGTCAACAGCCTCATCTACACACGGGATGGGACAGAGGTGTag